GCTTCTGCGACGAAGAGGTCATCGCCGACCCGGCAGCCGCCACCGGCGTCGGCACCGCGATGCTGAAAGTCGACCTACTCACCGCGCACTACCCACGCGCCCTCGTACCGGCCGACGTGTACGCCGACAGCGTCGCCGCCGTGCGCTCCCACCCCCACGCCGCAGTGCTCCCCGCCCGATACGCCGCCGCCGAACACGTCGACGGGGCATGGCAGCCCATCAGCCACGCCGTCGCCACTCCACAAGAGGCACGCGACGAACTCGCCTTCACCTTCCGCCACATCGAGCCCCGCCACCGCCCACTCACCCCCGACCAGAACGCCGCCTATCAGCAGGCCGCCGACCACCTCGACCGCAACCGCATCGACGAGATCACCGCCCTCGGCCGACGGTTCCGCATCACCCGCGTCGAAACCCTGCTGCGCTTCTCCCCCAACGGCCCGGAAGGCCCACGCCCCTCCGACCACGATCCCGACCCACCACCCGAGGCCGCAGCCAACACGTCCTGATCAGCACCGACCGGTACCGCCGCGGTCCGGGCCCGCATCGCCAGGTCGGCCTGGATCGGCCGGTTGATCGGTCGCCTGGCGATGGGCGGACCACGCGATAGCCTTGGCCGGCCGTGCCATCGTGGCCAGGCACGACACCCCGGGGAGGGACATGGAACTGTTCGGGCGGCGCGCCGAGACTGCGGCGCTGGATCGGCTGCTGGATCGGGCGGCTGCTGGCGCGGGTTCCGGGCTCGTGCTGTGGGGCGAGCCGGGCATCGGCAAGACCGCCCTGCTCGAGTACGCCGTCGGGGCGGCGTCCGACGCGACGGTACTGCGGTGTCGGGGCACTCGGATGGAGGCGGGGCTCGCGTTCGCGGCGCTGCACGAGCTGCTGTGGCCGGTGTTGGATCGGCTGGAGACGCTCGCGGACCCGCAGGCCGCGGCGTTACGGGGGGCGTTGGGGATCAGCCGGGATCCGGCCAACCGCTTCCTCATCGGCGCGGCCGTGCTGTCGCTGGTCTCCGGTCTTGCTCGGGCGCGACCGGTGCTTGTCGTGGTGGACGACGCTCAGTGGGTCGACGAGGCGACCGCGCACTGTCTGGGGTTCGTCGCGCGGCGAGTGACGACGGAGCCGGTCACGGTGCTGCTGACCAGACACGAGGATCCCGCCTCGGGGCCGTGGGAGGGGTTACCGTCGCTGGAGGTCGCAGGACTGGCCGACGACGATGCACGCCGGCTCGTGGCCGCTGTCGTGCCGGGGGCCGACGCGGCGCTGGTCGATCGCACGGTGCGGGCGGCGGGGGGCAACCCGTTGGCGCTGCACGAGTTGCCCACCCTCGATCGCGAGACCGACGGCGAGGCGATACTCCCGCCGTCCGGGAAACCGGTGCCGGTCGGGCCACGGTTGCGGCGGGCGTTCTGCGCGCGTGCCGAGGCCCTGAAACCGTCGACCTGGGCGTTACTGCTGCTGGCCGCGGCCGAGGGCCGGGGCGACCGGCACGTCGTGCAGCGTGCCGGGGCTGGCTGGGGCGTCGACACGTCCGCCTGGGACGAGGCCCTGCGCTCCGGTCTGCTCCATGCCACGGGAGCCCGCCTGGAGTTCCGGCACCCCCTGATCCCGGCAGCCGTCTATGACGGCGCCCCCTTCCCGGAACGGCAGGCTGTACACCGGGCGCTGGCCGCGGCCCTGCCGCCGGACGCCACCGCGGAGCGGGCCTGGCACCTGGCGGCAGCTGCCGACGGGCCGGACGAGGACGTGGCCACACTGCTGGAACAGGCCGCCGAGCAGTGCCTGCGACGTAGTGCGGGCCCGACGGCGGCTCGCACGCTGCGTCGAGCCGCCGAGCTGTCGCCGGAACCGGCGGACGCCGCGCGCCGGCTGGCCGCCGCCGCCCGGGCGGCCTGGCACGCCGGCCACGCCGAGGCGGCGCGGCAGTTGCTCGATGACGCTGAGCGCCTGGGCGGAGTGCCTTCCGTCGCACGGCTGAGCGGCGGGCTGCGCGGGATCCTCGAATTCGCCCACGGCATGCCCGAGCGTGCCCACCGCTACCTGGTATGCGACATGGCCGTGGCGCCCGAGACCCGCCGCGCGCTGGAGCTGGGAACGGTCGCGGTACGTGCCGCGTGGTCGGCCGGTCGGTCCGACCTCCAGCAGGAGGCGTTACAGCGGGTGCGGGCGGTGGACACCGATGGTGACGCCGCCGTGTCGGGGCTGATGCCCGTACTGCGAAACTGGTGGTCCTGCTACGACGAGACCGATGAGGTCACCCCGACCAGCCCGGACCTCGCGAGCGACACGGTCGGCCGGCTCGGTAGGGCCGCGTGGGAGTTACTTCCGCCCGTGCCGTTGGTCCATGCCTGGGGTATCGACGGTGGCCTGCTCGACGTGCTGCGGGTGCAGGCCGCAGAGCTGCGGCGTCGGCACGAGCTCACCGCGCTGGCGCTGGTGCTGGGCCAGATCGCGGTCCTCGACACGGCCGCGGGCCGGTGGGGTGCCGCCGAGACCACGGCGGCCGAGGGCCTGCGGCTGGCCGAGGAGGTGGGGGCGGATCACCTCGCCACGCAGAACCGCAGCTCCCTCGGCGCGTTGGCTGCCGTCCGCGGCGATCACCGTACCGTCGGCGACCACGCCAGCCGGATCCTGCAGGTCTCGGTACCGCGCGGAGTGCGAGCGCTCAGCGCGTCGGCGTACTGGCATCGTGGACGGGCAGCCTTGTTCGACGGCCGTCCGCAGGAGGCGCTGCGCGACCTGCTGTGTCTCTCCGAGCCCGGTCACGAGGCCGCGCACCGCACCATCGCGTTGCTCGCCGCCGTGGACACCGTCGAAGCGGCGGTGCAGGTCGGCAGCGGCGACGTCGTCGCGGTTCAGGTCGCGATGGTGCAGGAGTGGGCGCAGCGTACGGGCGCGACCTGGGCCCGTACCGCCGGCCACCGTCTCCGGGCCCTCCTTGAGGGTGGATCGGCGGCCGAGGACTCGTTCCGAGCCGCCCTGGACGTGACGGGGGCGGGGGGACATCCGTTCGAGTACGCGCGCACTCGACTGCTGTACGGGGAGTGGCTGCGGCGGGCGCGCCGACGGGCCGACGCCCGGTTCCAGCTCGC
This is a stretch of genomic DNA from Micromonospora sp. WMMD1082. It encodes these proteins:
- a CDS encoding DUF5954 family protein translates to MSHEEHARSPAVVRVERPTDPVGAITDHDAVSRTHAYPVVRIGAPLFGHAVDLGDGRWQVHALLDHTPQDARNTLAHRLRERLLDTTDPALAAEVTAVAQLLDREKIDEVVVAGQIHRVIRADTFARFGPDGPEPPRPTDPDPRDFTDHDSFCDEEVIADPAAATGVGTAMLKVDLLTAHYPRALVPADVYADSVAAVRSHPHAAVLPARYAAAEHVDGAWQPISHAVATPQEARDELAFTFRHIEPRHRPLTPDQNAAYQQAADHLDRNRIDEITALGRRFRITRVETLLRFSPNGPEGPRPSDHDPDPPPEAAANTS
- a CDS encoding LuxR family transcriptional regulator is translated as MELFGRRAETAALDRLLDRAAAGAGSGLVLWGEPGIGKTALLEYAVGAASDATVLRCRGTRMEAGLAFAALHELLWPVLDRLETLADPQAAALRGALGISRDPANRFLIGAAVLSLVSGLARARPVLVVVDDAQWVDEATAHCLGFVARRVTTEPVTVLLTRHEDPASGPWEGLPSLEVAGLADDDARRLVAAVVPGADAALVDRTVRAAGGNPLALHELPTLDRETDGEAILPPSGKPVPVGPRLRRAFCARAEALKPSTWALLLLAAAEGRGDRHVVQRAGAGWGVDTSAWDEALRSGLLHATGARLEFRHPLIPAAVYDGAPFPERQAVHRALAAALPPDATAERAWHLAAAADGPDEDVATLLEQAAEQCLRRSAGPTAARTLRRAAELSPEPADAARRLAAAARAAWHAGHAEAARQLLDDAERLGGVPSVARLSGGLRGILEFAHGMPERAHRYLVCDMAVAPETRRALELGTVAVRAAWSAGRSDLQQEALQRVRAVDTDGDAAVSGLMPVLRNWWSCYDETDEVTPTSPDLASDTVGRLGRAAWELLPPVPLVHAWGIDGGLLDVLRVQAAELRRRHELTALALVLGQIAVLDTAAGRWGAAETTAAEGLRLAEEVGADHLATQNRSSLGALAAVRGDHRTVGDHASRILQVSVPRGVRALSASAYWHRGRAALFDGRPQEALRDLLCLSEPGHEAAHRTIALLAAVDTVEAAVQVGSGDVVAVQVAMVQEWAQRTGATWARTAGHRLRALLEGGSAAEDSFRAALDVTGAGGHPFEYARTRLLYGEWLRRARRRADARFQLAAAAEVFDRLGAEPLRARALREQALTDRRAASRVIGPPIAAGLTAQELRVAQLAADRLTNRETAAQLLISPRTVGHHLANVYPKLGITSRAELARIDFDGDLRLSSATHGR